In Helianthus annuus cultivar XRQ/B chromosome 9, HanXRQr2.0-SUNRISE, whole genome shotgun sequence, the following are encoded in one genomic region:
- the LOC110877426 gene encoding berberine bridge enzyme-like 8, which produces MSLFALISVFLFSHAFATSNTAEQNFIQCLINSPELTTPIAGAIYTPANASFPTVLQAYIRNLRFNESTTPKPYIIITALDLSHVQVSIKCAKKHNLLMKTRSGGHDYEGLSYVAYDHPFFILDLFNFRSINVSIEDETAWVQTGATLGELYYRIAEKSSTHGFPAGVCPTVGVGGHFSGAGYGNMMRKYGLTVDNIIDAEIVDVNGKLLNRESMGEDLFWAITGGGGVSFGVVISYKINLVRVPATVTVFRVTHTSEENVTDVAYRWLRVADKLDENLFIRMGFGVVNNTNGAKTIRASFPSLFLGNTTTLMNIMDQSFPELGLQRSDCQEMNWTQSVLWYYNFPPGSPDSTLLSRIPRSLTHLKRKSDYVKNPISKQGLRFIFQKMIELEHPGLTFNPYGGRMAEISEFAKPFPHRAGNIAKIQYALDWSENGVAAANFYVNLTRVLHKYMTPFVSKSPREAFLNYRDLDIGVTSNGKNSFLEGTVYGVKYFKETNFRRLVKVKTMVDPDNFFRNEQSIPTLPSSRK; this is translated from the coding sequence ATGTCTCTTTTTGCCCTAATATCAGTTTTCCTCTTTAGCCATGCATTTGCAACTTCAAATACTGCCGAGCAAAACTTCATCCAGTGCCTGATCAATTCACCAGAACTCACTACTCCGATCGCCGGTGCAATCTACACTCCGGCCAACGCGTCGTTCCCCACGGTCTTGCAAGCCTACATTCGTAACCTCCGGTTTAACGAATCCACCACCCCAAAACCCTACATAATTATCACTGCATTAGACCTTTCACATGTTCAAGTCTCCATCAAATGCGCCAAAAAACACAACTTATTAATGAAAACCCGAAGCGGTGGTCACGACTACGAGGGTCTATCGTACGTCGCATATGACCACCCGTTCTTCATCCTTGATTTGTTTAATTTTCGCTCGATCAATGTATCGATCGAAGATGAAACTGCCTGGGTTCAAACCGGTGCAACCCTAGGCGAACTTTACTATAGAATCGCCGAAAAAAGCAGCACTCACGGCTTCCCCGCCGGAGTTTGCCCTACCGTTGGCGTTGGTGGACATTTCAGCGGTGCGGGATACGGTAACATGATGAGAAAATACGGTCTTACTGTTGATAACATCATCGATGCTGAAATCGTTGATGTTAACGGAAAGCTTCTAAACCGCGAATCGATGGGTGAAGACTTGTTTTGGGCGATAACTGGTGGCGGAGGTGTGAGCTTCGGTGTGGTTATATCGTACAAAATTAATCTAGTTCGGGTTCCGGCTACTGTAACCGTGTTTCGAGTGACACATACGTCTGAAGAGAACGTAACAGATGTCGCTTACCGGTGGCTACGAGTTGCGGACAAGCTAGACGAAAATCTTTTCATCCGAATGGGTTTCGGCGTTGTGAACAACACGAATGGGGCGAAAACGATACGTGCTTCGTTTCCGAGTTTGTTTCTTGGTAACACCACAACCCTAATGAATATTATGGATCAAAGCTTCCCGGAGCTAGGGTTACAAAGATCAGACTGTCAAGAAATGAACTGGACTCAGTCCGTTCTATGGTACTACAACTTCCCTCCTGGATCACCAGATTCAACTCTTCTTAGTCGAATCCCGCGATCCCTTACCCATCTCAAAAGAAAATCAGATTATGTCAAAAACCCTATTTCAAAACAAGGGTTAAGGTTTATATTCCAAAAGATGATTGAGCTAGAGCATCCGGGTTTAACGTTCAATCCTTACGGTGGACGAATGGCTGAAATCTCTGAGTTCGCTAAACCATTTCCTCATCGAGCCGGGAACATAGCGAAGATACAATATGCGTTAGATTGGAGCGAAAATGGCGTTGCTGCCGCGAACTTTTATGTAAACCTTACTAGGGTTTTGCATAAGTACATGACTCCATTTGTTTCAAAGTCTCCTAGAGAAGCTTTTTTGAATTATAGGGATTTGGATATTGGTGTTACAAGTAATGGGAAGAATAGTTTCCTTGAAGGGACTGTTTACGGGGTCAAGTATTTCAAGGAGACTAATTTCAGAAGGTTGGTGAAGGTTAAAACGATGGTGGATCCTGATAACTTCTTTAGAAATGAGCAAAGTATACCTACTTTGCCCTCTTCAAGGAAGTAA